A window from Bordetella petrii encodes these proteins:
- a CDS encoding TRAP transporter substrate-binding protein has product MQRRSFLKQAGLGAVAGSAAVAAPVFAQDAPTLNWRMASSFPRSLDTLFGTGEIFCKFVNEASGGKFTIRHFPGGEIVPALQVMDSVSNNTIECGHTVSYYYYGKSPAFCFDSAVPFGLNARQMNAWMFDGDGMKLTREMFAPHKIINFPMGNTGVQMGGWYRREIKSVEDLKGLKMRTAGFAGEVLSRLGVVPQQIAGGDIYPSLEKGTLDAVEFVGPYDDEKLGFNKVAKYYYYPGWWEGGPQVSLYLNEGAWNGLPKSYQAIVEAASRVAHVAMTSRYDAVNPGALRKLIAAGAELRPFPRSVMDASYAAAQTVYKEFSDKDPKFKTLYDNYMGFRDSVVPWFRLAEGSYDQYLGVAMAAKK; this is encoded by the coding sequence ATGCAACGTCGTTCCTTTTTGAAACAAGCCGGCCTGGGCGCCGTCGCGGGTAGCGCCGCGGTTGCCGCGCCGGTATTCGCGCAGGACGCGCCCACCCTGAACTGGCGCATGGCGTCCAGTTTCCCGCGCAGCCTGGACACGCTGTTCGGCACGGGCGAAATCTTCTGCAAGTTCGTCAACGAGGCTTCCGGCGGCAAGTTCACCATCCGTCACTTCCCCGGCGGCGAAATCGTCCCGGCGCTGCAGGTCATGGATTCGGTGTCCAACAACACCATCGAGTGCGGCCACACGGTTTCGTACTACTACTATGGCAAGAGCCCGGCTTTCTGCTTCGACTCGGCCGTGCCGTTCGGTCTGAACGCCCGCCAGATGAATGCCTGGATGTTCGACGGCGACGGCATGAAGCTGACCCGCGAAATGTTCGCGCCGCACAAGATCATCAACTTCCCCATGGGCAACACCGGGGTGCAGATGGGCGGCTGGTACCGCCGCGAAATCAAGTCGGTCGAAGACCTGAAGGGCCTGAAGATGCGCACCGCGGGTTTTGCCGGCGAAGTGCTGTCGCGCCTGGGCGTGGTGCCGCAGCAGATCGCGGGCGGCGACATCTATCCCTCGCTCGAAAAGGGCACGCTCGACGCCGTGGAATTCGTCGGCCCGTACGACGATGAAAAGCTGGGCTTCAACAAAGTCGCCAAGTACTACTACTACCCGGGCTGGTGGGAAGGCGGCCCGCAGGTGTCGCTGTACCTGAACGAAGGCGCCTGGAACGGCCTGCCCAAGTCGTACCAGGCCATCGTCGAGGCCGCCAGCCGCGTGGCCCACGTGGCCATGACCTCGCGCTACGACGCCGTGAACCCCGGCGCGCTGCGCAAGCTGATCGCCGCCGGCGCCGAGCTGCGCCCGTTCCCGCGCTCGGTCATGGACGCCTCGTACGCGGCCGCCCAGACGGTCTACAAGGAATTCTCCGACAAAGACCCGAAGTTCAAGACCCTGTACGACAACTACATGGGCTTCCGCGACAGCGTGGTGCCGTGGTTCCGCCTGGCCGAAGGTTCGTACGACCAGTACCTGGGCGTGGCCATGGCTGCCAAGAAGTAG
- the pmbA gene encoding metalloprotease PmbA: MVNTPASSLPLAANHARFSELVEQVLAHARSIGASDAVAEVSESLGLSVSVRKNDIETVEQTRDRSLDLTVYAGQSRGSASTSDFSEAALRQTVEAAWHIARHTAADPAAGLPDADQLATDIPDLALHYAWPVTTEQAAELALRAERAARAVDPRITNTDGATVGTYEGQFVMGNTRGFLGGYPYSRHSLSVAPIAGRGNHMQRDYWYTSERDPARLASPEAIGRYAADRTLSRLSARRIRTGKFPVLFEAPLALGLLGAFTQATSGGALYRKASFLVDSLGKPIFPDHIDIAEDPHVRGGMGSSPFDDEGVRTRARSVVSGGVLEGYFLSSYTARKLGLATTGNAGGSHNLTLSSRHTRAGDDFEAMLRKLGTGFLVTELIGQGVNYVTGDYSRGAFGYWVENGQIQHAVQEITIAGNLAQMFSQIVAVGADTIARGTKRTGSILIEQMAIAGI, from the coding sequence ATGGTCAACACTCCCGCCTCCTCTCTTCCCCTGGCCGCCAACCATGCGCGCTTCAGCGAACTGGTCGAGCAGGTGCTGGCGCACGCGCGCAGCATCGGCGCCAGCGACGCCGTCGCCGAAGTCTCCGAAAGCCTGGGCCTGTCGGTGTCGGTGCGCAAAAACGACATCGAAACCGTCGAGCAAACCCGCGACCGCTCGCTGGACCTCACCGTTTACGCCGGCCAGAGCCGCGGCTCGGCCTCCACCTCCGATTTTTCCGAGGCGGCGCTGCGCCAGACGGTCGAGGCCGCCTGGCACATCGCGCGCCACACCGCCGCCGACCCGGCCGCCGGCCTGCCCGACGCCGACCAGCTGGCTACCGATATTCCCGACCTGGCGCTGCATTACGCCTGGCCCGTTACCACCGAGCAGGCCGCCGAACTGGCCCTGCGCGCCGAACGCGCCGCCCGCGCGGTCGACCCGCGTATCACCAACACCGATGGCGCCACGGTGGGCACCTACGAGGGCCAGTTCGTCATGGGCAACACCCGCGGCTTCCTGGGCGGCTACCCGTATTCGCGCCACAGCCTGTCGGTGGCGCCCATCGCCGGGCGCGGCAACCACATGCAGCGCGACTACTGGTACACCTCGGAACGCGACCCGGCGCGCCTGGCCTCTCCCGAGGCCATCGGCCGCTACGCCGCCGACCGCACCCTGTCGCGCCTGTCGGCCCGGCGCATCCGCACCGGCAAGTTTCCTGTGCTGTTCGAGGCGCCGCTGGCCCTGGGCCTGCTGGGCGCCTTCACCCAGGCCACCAGCGGCGGCGCGCTGTACCGCAAGGCCAGTTTCCTGGTCGATTCGCTGGGCAAGCCCATCTTCCCCGACCATATCGACATCGCCGAAGACCCGCACGTGCGCGGCGGCATGGGCAGTTCGCCGTTCGACGACGAAGGCGTGCGCACCCGGGCGCGCAGCGTGGTGTCCGGCGGCGTGCTGGAAGGCTATTTCCTGTCCAGCTATACCGCGCGCAAGCTGGGCCTGGCCACCACCGGCAACGCCGGCGGGTCGCACAACCTGACCCTGTCCTCGCGCCATACCCGCGCCGGCGACGATTTCGAAGCCATGCTGCGCAAGCTGGGCACCGGTTTCCTGGTCACCGAGCTCATCGGCCAGGGCGTCAACTACGTCACGGGCGACTACTCGCGCGGCGCTTTCGGCTACTGGGTCGAAAACGGCCAGATCCAGCACGCCGTGCAGGAAATCACCATCGCCGGCAACCTGGCCCAGATGTTCAGCCAGATCGTCGCGGTCGGGGCCGACACCATCGCGCGCGGCACCAAGCGCACCGGTTCCATCCTGATCGAACAGATGGCCATCGCGGGAATTTAA
- the yjgA gene encoding ribosome biogenesis factor YjgA yields MTSPIPDPAAEADFDDNGYDRPSKSQVKREMHALLDLGKQLIDLPDDRLKQLPLAERLYEAIRLAQRTTSREGRRRQTHFVGKLMRDAPADEIRAQLDTWQNGSREETAAMHRLETLRERLLADDAALTELLDAHPGADAQQLRATIRAARKEAQQNAALQPGQEPLRKHYRALFQALKALAA; encoded by the coding sequence ATGACTTCCCCTATTCCCGATCCGGCGGCCGAGGCCGATTTTGACGATAACGGCTACGACCGGCCCAGCAAGTCGCAGGTCAAGCGAGAAATGCATGCCCTGCTCGACCTGGGCAAGCAGCTGATCGACCTGCCCGACGACCGCCTGAAGCAATTGCCGCTGGCCGAGCGCCTGTACGAGGCCATACGCCTGGCCCAGCGCACCACCAGCCGCGAAGGCCGGCGCCGCCAGACCCACTTCGTGGGCAAGCTGATGCGCGATGCGCCCGCCGACGAGATCCGCGCGCAGCTCGACACCTGGCAGAATGGTTCGCGCGAAGAAACCGCCGCCATGCACCGGCTGGAAACCCTGCGCGAGCGGCTGCTGGCCGACGACGCCGCCCTGACCGAGCTGCTGGACGCCCATCCGGGCGCCGACGCACAGCAGTTGCGCGCCACCATCCGCGCCGCCCGCAAAGAAGCGCAGCAGAATGCCGCCCTGCAGCCCGGGCAGGAGCCCCTGCGCAAGCATTACCGCGCGCTGTTCCAGGCCCTGAAGGCGCTGGCCGCCTGA
- a CDS encoding alpha/beta hydrolase, whose protein sequence is MSAEPALLDSIELETAPNPTHAVIWLHGLGADGNDFAPIVPELQLGAHPAVRFVFPHAPVQPVTINGGMAMRAWYDILVTDLVRQEDAAGIRQSEAAVRALIARENARGIPTSRIVLAGFSQGCAMTLHTGLRLEEKLAGLIGLSGYLPLLDAASAERHPANADTPIFLAHGTFDPVVALPRAQASLAQLQALGYDVQWHTYPMPHSVCGPEIADLAGFLRGVLR, encoded by the coding sequence ATGAGCGCCGAACCCGCCCTGCTGGACAGCATCGAACTCGAGACCGCCCCCAATCCGACCCATGCGGTGATCTGGCTGCACGGCCTGGGCGCCGACGGCAACGATTTCGCCCCCATCGTGCCCGAATTGCAGCTGGGCGCCCACCCGGCGGTGCGCTTTGTTTTCCCGCATGCGCCGGTGCAGCCGGTCACCATCAATGGCGGCATGGCGATGCGGGCCTGGTACGACATCCTGGTCACCGACCTGGTGCGCCAGGAAGATGCGGCCGGCATCCGGCAGTCCGAGGCCGCGGTGCGGGCGCTGATCGCGCGCGAGAATGCGCGCGGCATCCCCACTTCGCGCATTGTGCTGGCGGGCTTTTCGCAAGGCTGCGCGATGACGCTGCACACCGGCCTGCGGCTGGAAGAAAAGCTGGCCGGCCTGATCGGCCTGTCGGGCTACCTGCCGTTGCTGGACGCGGCGTCCGCGGAACGCCATCCGGCCAATGCCGACACGCCGATTTTCCTGGCGCACGGCACGTTCGACCCGGTGGTGGCCCTGCCAAGGGCGCAGGCCTCGCTGGCGCAGCTGCAGGCCCTGGGGTATGACGTGCAATGGCATACCTATCCGATGCCGCACTCGGTGTGCGGGCCTGAAATTGCGGATTTGGCTGGGTTTTTGCGGGGTGTGCTGAGGTAA
- a CDS encoding GNAT family N-acetyltransferase, with amino-acid sequence MLRHALAPLFEPRSLLIVADRPLPVADSLPAGLRERTTRVDAQPGLAPDMPAACAGLDEGQRPDLALVCVSPAVLPETLRRLAPLRPCAAIVLPHELPDPYPGGTLALCRAWAHETGCQLLGPRAFGAQRPHAGLNLSQHPSLARAGRVALVAQSRSITAAVMDWAEDVHIGFSTAVSLGDEAAVGMAQVLDFLASDPRTDSIVLHLEDVGAAREFMSALRSAASVKPVIVLKAGRDGPAGSDAALDAALRRAGAVRVRYFVQLFSAVKVLGYTRRPRGRRVALLSNGSGPPQLALDLIGPDAAVLKADLAPPTRRALAELLEPDAAIDNPVITYVPLTPERIQAVLDRLLDDSGVDGVLVLLAPDALADMRAVTRQLALIAPKAHKPVVSCFMGDAGMRPLRRMLDDAGTPAFRTPESAADAFGVLATHYYNQQLLLQTLPPEPPSRLPHIDRARAVLDGARGQGRLSLSAAECRSVLDAFYVPLRDVPSGVLPGEPESRPMAIRVRRDPRFGPIIQFGAGGPDAVLASGTDRGMDLPPLNGFLASQLIERSRAWRRVLAPQISGAATEAVQQALVHVSELISELPDIESLDIDPLYAGEAQLRAAGLRITLCADPACATPQASGYPHMAIHPYPARLVRARQFDDGTAWTIRPIRPEDGQTLQEFIRGLSEQSRYMRFVSMMRELTPRMVARYTQIDYHRELALVATTQVPNPANRGHPREVIIGFAHYLRNADGRGAEYALVIGDDWQRRKLGGQLMEALIDAAREQGLEYIDGLVLANNRPMLTLMTRLGFTNDPDPEDPTMRRVWLGLGSKQ; translated from the coding sequence ATGCTGCGCCATGCTCTCGCCCCGCTGTTCGAGCCCCGATCGCTGCTCATCGTGGCCGACCGGCCACTGCCGGTGGCCGATTCGCTGCCCGCCGGGCTGCGCGAGCGCACTACGCGGGTCGACGCCCAGCCAGGCCTGGCCCCCGACATGCCCGCCGCCTGCGCCGGCCTGGACGAAGGCCAGCGGCCCGATCTGGCGCTGGTCTGCGTATCGCCCGCCGTCCTGCCCGAAACCCTGCGCCGCCTGGCGCCGCTGCGGCCCTGCGCGGCCATCGTGCTGCCCCACGAACTGCCCGATCCTTACCCCGGCGGCACGCTGGCGCTGTGCCGCGCCTGGGCCCACGAAACCGGCTGCCAGCTGCTCGGCCCGCGCGCCTTCGGCGCACAGCGCCCGCATGCGGGCCTGAACCTCAGCCAGCATCCCTCCCTGGCGCGCGCCGGCCGCGTGGCGCTGGTGGCGCAGTCGCGCTCCATCACCGCCGCGGTCATGGATTGGGCCGAAGACGTCCATATCGGCTTTTCCACCGCCGTGTCTCTGGGCGACGAAGCCGCGGTCGGGATGGCGCAGGTGCTCGATTTCCTGGCCAGCGACCCGCGCACCGACAGCATCGTGCTGCACCTCGAAGACGTCGGCGCCGCGCGCGAATTCATGAGCGCGCTGCGCTCCGCGGCCAGCGTCAAGCCGGTCATCGTGCTCAAGGCCGGCCGCGACGGCCCGGCCGGCAGCGACGCCGCGCTCGACGCCGCCCTGCGGCGCGCCGGCGCGGTGCGGGTGCGGTACTTCGTGCAGCTGTTCTCGGCCGTCAAGGTGCTGGGCTACACGCGGCGGCCGCGCGGCCGCCGCGTCGCGCTGCTGTCCAATGGCAGCGGGCCGCCCCAGCTGGCGCTCGATCTCATCGGCCCCGACGCGGCCGTACTCAAGGCCGACCTGGCGCCGCCCACCCGGCGCGCGCTGGCCGAGCTGCTCGAGCCCGACGCCGCCATCGACAACCCGGTCATTACTTATGTGCCGCTTACCCCCGAACGCATCCAGGCCGTGCTCGACCGCCTGCTCGACGACAGCGGCGTCGATGGCGTGCTGGTGCTGCTGGCCCCCGATGCCCTGGCCGACATGCGCGCCGTCACGCGCCAGCTGGCCCTGATCGCGCCCAAGGCGCACAAGCCGGTGGTCAGCTGTTTCATGGGCGACGCCGGCATGCGCCCGCTGCGCCGCATGCTCGACGACGCCGGCACCCCGGCGTTCCGCACGCCCGAGTCCGCCGCCGACGCCTTCGGCGTGCTGGCCACGCACTATTACAACCAGCAGCTGCTGCTGCAAACCCTGCCGCCCGAGCCGCCCAGCCGCCTGCCCCACATCGACCGCGCGCGCGCCGTGCTCGACGGCGCGCGCGGGCAAGGCCGGCTCAGCCTGTCCGCCGCCGAATGCCGCAGCGTGCTCGACGCCTTTTACGTGCCGCTGCGCGACGTGCCGTCCGGCGTGCTGCCCGGCGAACCGGAATCGCGCCCCATGGCAATCCGCGTGCGGCGCGACCCGCGCTTCGGGCCGATCATCCAGTTCGGCGCCGGCGGCCCCGACGCCGTGCTGGCCAGCGGCACCGACCGCGGCATGGACCTGCCCCCTCTCAACGGTTTCCTGGCAAGCCAGCTCATCGAGCGCAGCCGCGCCTGGCGCCGCGTGCTGGCGCCGCAGATCAGCGGCGCCGCCACCGAGGCCGTGCAACAGGCGCTGGTGCACGTGTCCGAACTGATTTCCGAACTGCCCGACATCGAATCGCTCGACATCGACCCGCTTTACGCGGGCGAAGCGCAGCTGCGCGCCGCGGGCCTGCGCATTACCTTGTGCGCCGACCCGGCCTGCGCCACGCCGCAGGCCAGCGGCTACCCGCACATGGCCATCCATCCGTACCCGGCGCGCCTGGTGCGCGCCCGCCAGTTCGACGACGGCACGGCCTGGACCATCCGTCCCATCCGCCCCGAAGACGGCCAGACCCTGCAAGAATTCATCCGCGGCCTGTCCGAGCAATCGCGCTACATGCGCTTCGTGTCCATGATGCGCGAACTCACGCCGCGCATGGTGGCGCGCTATACGCAAATCGACTACCACCGCGAACTGGCGCTGGTGGCCACCACGCAGGTGCCCAACCCCGCCAACCGCGGCCATCCGCGCGAAGTCATCATCGGCTTCGCGCATTACCTGCGCAACGCCGACGGCCGCGGGGCCGAATACGCCCTGGTCATCGGCGACGACTGGCAGCGCCGCAAACTGGGCGGCCAACTGATGGAAGCCCTGATCGACGCCGCGCGCGAACAGGGGCTCGAATACATCGACGGCCTGGTGCTGGCCAACAACCGGCCCATGCTGACCCTGATGACACGCCTGGGCTTCACCAACGACCCCGACCCCGAAGATCCCACCATGCGGAGGGTTTGGCTGGGGTTGGGTTCCAAACAGTAG
- the gltX gene encoding glutamate--tRNA ligase, with the protein MTSTPATIRTRFAPSPTGFLHLGGARTALFSWAFARHHQGVFVLRIEDTDLERSTPEAVQAILDSMDWLGMQPDEGPFYQMQRMDRYREVVAQMLREGTAYHCYSSPEEVEAMREAARAKGLKPRYDGTWRPEPGKTLPPVPAGRKPVVRFKNPQDGATGWNDMVKGPISFDNTELDDLIIARPDGTPTYNFCVVVDDWDMGITHVLRGDDHVNNTPRQINILRALGATLPEYGHVPMILGPDGEKLSKRHGAVNVMEYDAQGYLPEAMVNYLARLGWSHGDDELFTREQLVQWFDTRHLSKSASQWDPKKLNWVNAHYIKQMDNAELAARVAPRIERRGGNPAAVDLAAAMGLLKDRAETLEQLAESTLLFCRPFQPAAAELAEQHLTPAAREALADFAQRAQATDWTREAIAALIKTVLAERGLKMPQLAIPLRVAVVGQTQTPAVDAVLTLIGKDAVLQRLGAL; encoded by the coding sequence ATGACCTCGACCCCTGCCACCATCCGTACCCGCTTCGCGCCCTCGCCCACCGGCTTCCTGCACCTGGGCGGCGCGCGCACCGCGCTGTTTTCGTGGGCGTTCGCACGCCACCATCAGGGCGTGTTCGTGCTGCGCATCGAAGACACCGACCTCGAGCGCTCGACCCCCGAAGCGGTGCAGGCCATCCTGGACAGCATGGACTGGCTGGGCATGCAGCCCGACGAGGGGCCGTTCTATCAGATGCAGCGCATGGACCGCTACCGCGAAGTGGTCGCCCAGATGCTGCGCGAAGGCACCGCCTACCATTGCTACAGCTCGCCCGAAGAAGTCGAGGCGATGCGCGAAGCCGCCCGCGCCAAGGGCCTGAAGCCGCGCTACGACGGCACCTGGCGCCCCGAGCCCGGCAAGACGCTGCCGCCCGTGCCGGCGGGCCGCAAGCCGGTGGTGCGCTTCAAGAACCCGCAAGACGGCGCCACCGGCTGGAACGACATGGTCAAGGGCCCCATCAGCTTCGACAACACCGAACTCGACGACCTGATCATCGCCCGGCCCGACGGCACGCCCACCTACAACTTCTGCGTGGTGGTCGACGACTGGGACATGGGCATCACGCACGTGCTGCGCGGCGACGACCACGTCAACAACACGCCGCGCCAGATCAACATTCTGCGCGCGCTGGGCGCCACCCTGCCCGAATACGGCCACGTGCCGATGATCCTGGGGCCCGACGGCGAAAAACTGTCCAAGCGCCATGGCGCGGTCAATGTCATGGAATACGACGCGCAGGGCTACCTGCCCGAGGCCATGGTGAACTACCTGGCGCGCCTGGGCTGGAGCCACGGCGACGACGAACTGTTCACGCGCGAACAGCTGGTGCAATGGTTCGACACCCGGCACCTGTCCAAGTCGGCCTCGCAGTGGGACCCCAAGAAGCTGAACTGGGTCAACGCGCACTACATCAAGCAGATGGACAACGCCGAACTGGCCGCCCGCGTGGCGCCGCGCATCGAGCGGCGCGGCGGCAACCCGGCGGCGGTCGACCTGGCCGCGGCCATGGGCCTGCTGAAAGACCGCGCCGAAACCCTGGAACAACTGGCCGAGTCCACGCTGCTGTTCTGCAGGCCGTTCCAGCCGGCCGCCGCCGAACTGGCCGAACAGCATCTGACCCCGGCCGCGCGCGAGGCGCTGGCCGATTTCGCGCAGCGCGCCCAGGCCACCGACTGGACCCGCGAAGCGATTGCCGCGCTAATCAAGACCGTGCTGGCCGAGCGCGGCCTGAAAATGCCGCAGCTGGCGATTCCGCTGCGCGTGGCCGTGGTGGGCCAGACGCAGACGCCAGCCGTGGACGCGGTGCTGACCCTGATCGGCAAAGACGCGGTGCTGCAGCGGCTGGGCGCGCTATAG
- a CDS encoding MFS transporter, whose product MPTPPASSRNRAIALLALAAFVSASAFRICDPMLPRLAADFGTSTGQAAATVTAFAVAYGLLQMFFGPVGDRYGKYRVVAVATFACAIGSAGAVLAPSLDVLVLCRALSGAAGAGIVPLSMAWIGDNVPYEQRQATLARFLTGTILGMAAGQLAGGWFADTVGWRWAFGALVAGYLIVGLLLWREVAQQAAASAARPAPEPTPRQGFAAQVRVVLGVPWARIVLATVFVEGLLVFGALAFAPAYLHARFGLSLTAAGAVVAVYALGGLLYTLVAGPVLRRLGERGLAVAGGLVLCGAFLMYLLGPAWGWGLAASMLAGFGYYLLHATLQTHATQMVPNARGTAVAWFASCLFLGQAVGVALAGLAVDAAGAAALFGTAAVLLPLLGASFAWALRRRLATQTAA is encoded by the coding sequence ATGCCGACGCCGCCAGCCAGTTCCCGCAACCGGGCCATCGCGCTGCTGGCGCTGGCCGCGTTCGTCAGCGCCAGCGCGTTCCGCATCTGCGACCCCATGCTGCCCCGGCTGGCGGCCGATTTCGGCACCTCTACCGGGCAGGCCGCGGCCACGGTCACCGCCTTTGCGGTGGCGTACGGGCTGCTGCAAATGTTCTTCGGGCCGGTGGGCGACCGCTACGGCAAATACCGCGTGGTGGCCGTGGCCACTTTCGCGTGCGCCATCGGCAGCGCGGGCGCCGTGCTGGCGCCATCGCTGGACGTGCTGGTGCTGTGCCGCGCCCTGTCCGGCGCCGCGGGCGCCGGCATCGTGCCGCTGTCGATGGCCTGGATCGGCGACAACGTGCCTTACGAGCAGCGCCAGGCCACCCTGGCGCGCTTTCTTACCGGCACCATCCTGGGCATGGCGGCCGGCCAACTGGCCGGCGGCTGGTTTGCCGACACGGTGGGCTGGCGCTGGGCATTCGGCGCGCTGGTGGCCGGCTACCTGATCGTGGGCCTGCTGCTGTGGCGCGAAGTTGCGCAGCAGGCCGCCGCGTCGGCCGCCCGCCCCGCGCCCGAGCCCACGCCGCGCCAGGGATTCGCGGCCCAGGTGCGCGTGGTGCTGGGCGTGCCGTGGGCCCGCATCGTGCTGGCGACGGTGTTCGTAGAAGGCCTGCTGGTGTTCGGCGCGCTGGCCTTCGCGCCCGCCTATCTGCATGCACGCTTCGGGCTGTCGCTGACGGCGGCTGGAGCCGTGGTGGCGGTGTACGCCCTGGGCGGGCTGTTGTACACGCTAGTGGCCGGGCCGGTGCTGCGGCGCCTGGGTGAGCGCGGCCTGGCCGTCGCCGGCGGGCTGGTGCTGTGCGGCGCTTTCCTGATGTACCTGCTGGGCCCGGCCTGGGGCTGGGGCCTGGCGGCCAGCATGCTGGCCGGATTCGGCTATTACCTGCTGCATGCCACGCTGCAGACGCATGCCACCCAGATGGTGCCCAATGCACGCGGCACCGCGGTCGCGTGGTTTGCCTCGTGCCTGTTCCTGGGCCAGGCGGTGGGCGTCGCGCTGGCGGGGCTGGCGGTCGACGCGGCCGGCGCCGCGGCGCTGTTCGGCACCGCCGCGGTGCTGCTGCCCCTGCTGGGCGCCAGCTTCGCCTGGGCCCTGCGCCGCCGGCTGGCCACGCAGACTGCCGCCTGA
- a CDS encoding Lrp/AsnC family transcriptional regulator codes for MDKTDIGILRALQEDGRASAQQLSEQVGLSAAPVWRRVKALESAGVIQGYSAQVDRAKVGLQGCMFAQISLERHSASTVETFERSVRDAPEILECYAVTGDSDFLLKILVESPEAYDRFLHRFLFNLPGIRQTRTIVALREIKHEVRLPLSAA; via the coding sequence ATGGACAAGACTGACATCGGCATCCTGCGCGCCTTGCAGGAAGACGGCCGCGCCTCGGCGCAGCAGTTGTCCGAGCAGGTGGGCCTGTCGGCCGCCCCGGTGTGGCGGCGGGTCAAGGCGCTGGAATCGGCCGGCGTCATTCAGGGCTACAGCGCGCAGGTGGATCGCGCCAAGGTCGGGCTGCAGGGCTGCATGTTCGCCCAGATCAGCCTCGAGCGGCATTCGGCCAGCACGGTCGAGACCTTCGAGCGCTCGGTGCGGGATGCGCCCGAGATCCTCGAGTGCTACGCGGTAACAGGCGATTCCGATTTTCTGCTGAAGATTCTGGTGGAAAGCCCCGAGGCATACGACCGGTTCCTGCACCGATTCCTGTTCAACCTGCCGGGCATCAGGCAGACGCGCACCATCGTGGCGCTACGCGAGATCAAGCACGAGGTGCGGCTGCCGCTCAGCGCGGCTTGA